The following are encoded together in the Buteo buteo chromosome 2, bButBut1.hap1.1, whole genome shotgun sequence genome:
- the TCF15 gene encoding transcription factor 15: MAFTMLRPVAARVLYPDLGILSEDEENRSESDTSDQSFGCCEGTEARRKLPRKPGPMVMVKQRQAANARERDRTQSVNTAFTALRTLIPTEPVDRKLSKIETLRLASSYISHLANVLLLGEGCEDGQPCFSAIYGAKGDLDSKQPRSICTFCLSNQRKGGGRRDLGGNCLKVRGVTPLRVSRR, translated from the exons ATGGCCTTCACCATGCTGCGCCCCGTGGCCGCCCGCGTGCTCTACCCCGACCTCGGCATCCTCTCGGAGGACGAGGAGAACCGGAGCGAGAGCGACACGTCGGACCAGTCGTTCGGCTGCTGCGAGGGCACCGAGGCTCGCCGCAAGCTGCCGCGGAAACCGGGGCCGATGGTGATGGTGAAGCAGAGGCAGGCGGCCAACGCGCGGGAGCGGGACCGGACCCAGAGCGTCAACACGGCCTTCACCGCCCTGCGGACCCTCATCCCCACCGAGCCGGTGGATCGGAAGCTGTCCAAGATCGAGACCCTCCGCCTGGCCTCCAGCTACATCTCCCACCTGGCCaacgtgctgctgctgggcgAGGGCTGCGAGGACGGGCAGCCCTGCTTCAGTGCCATCTACGGGGCCAAGGGCGACCTGGACAGCAAGCAACCCCGCAGCATCTGCACCTTCTGCCTCAGCAACCAGCGGAAAGGG ggcgGCCGGAGGGACCTTGGGGGCAACTGCCTGAAGGTGCGGGGAGTGACCCCCCTGCGAGTGTCACGGAGATGA